atagattaatgctcaactaaaaaacaataatactattactttttaggactatccaaatggttacatcatgtacctacatatctttgtcacgttagctttacagaaggtaaattatgtttttataagttggtatcacaaatcagctgttttaacaattacactgcaatttattgaggaatccaaaattatttgttaccaattctgtactagtttaatgagtgcaatttaataacaattaatttactactcgttttgttagtgaagtgtattttaaagtaacttactatcacaattgcaatgcctttgttatttacaacggaagaatatgccgacatggtatttgtcttaggcgtttgtgacggaaatgcaaaccgctgctactgcagaataccgaagacgatttcctaatcgcagagttccaaacccaaaaacgattagtggatcatttcgtaccctaagagtaacaggtaaacttcctagtattaataattatcgggatcgccctgcccagaataatgtagatatggaagaggctataatcatggctactgaacgcagtcctggtgtcagtacacggcgtcttttcTAGGCGatttcgcagtgtctcagtctgaagtatggagaactttgcgcaaaaaatagcatgttcccttaccataaacaacaagttcaaagtattcaacacCAACatatcctcctcttcgattggaattttgcaactggttaattagaaaccgtcaacatcatagaaccattttattcactgatgaagctcaatttcccgagatggcgtcaacacaaccttcacaatgaaacacacttgggcagagggaaatccacatagtacaatcgtgcgcaaatttcaacacagatttagtgtaaatgtatggtgtggactcattcatgatcgattaataggaccattcattctccgaggacatctaaattcccgcatgtacctagaattccttacagaacaactaccactattattagaagatgttccattagcagcaaggtgcaatattatttatcaacatgatggtgcccctgcccacttttcccataatgtaacaatgcacttaaacgagcagtttcccgggcgatggattggtcgcggtggaccacacacttggccaccaagatcaccagatctaactccattagatttctgtatatgggtttggatgaagaacctggtgtactaggaaaaaagtaaatacacgagttaataaatcgaattgaagatgccgccgcacaaatcaaaaacaatcgtgcagcgttgcggaggataactcgatcaatcagaaagcgagctgctaagtgtattgataTGGACAgtgtacaaggactgatttttggaacacctgttatgaaaagtggtacgtagtattataagctttagatgaaaaacaataatttatttaaaacttaatttaaattgcattctaataaatcttatgtgtaggctactctatgtcattaaaatgcggttttcctttgctttggaatttcttgcttggtagaatgtttgttgtaaaattaaattccagaatctaatacttcgctgttaatagccgtgtggcacataattttattcagaataaaattttctgcaagtttctttgtaaaaatgtgggtcttcaatgcctatttaacaaataattgtccgttaaaccttaaaaaagtgttttcaaaattattttatttctgttttttgtagtataacaaaaaaaattaatgagatacagctatgagatgaactttattcaatttctcatctaaaaatccgttagaaaaagttgcattcgcctataaatatctcttcataaacacgcggcaaatcatcatttgacctcctgcacacaatttttggtgaaatcttcaattggccataacccagtaaggaagcatttccggacccatgtttatatgaacttttttatttattttttatagtacaatcagctcagaaagtgccggtaacactaaccgaatcaccctgtatataaattaagaacAGAATTATCAGTATTCTATAAACATCGACAGTAGCATTATTATGGATAGATTAGACCTATCTTGAGCTGGGTACTTAGAAACATTTCTTACTTGCGTTTCCAAACATTACGTgatattatttctaattatatttaaatattcttgatttacggagtataataattaatactattcTTTACGCTGTTAgactaatattaaactttaaaaaattaaattttattccttcATTAAAATTAGGTTAAAACATATTgcatacattacatattttatgcattaatggtagtaatgtataatataaataatagttaaaaccTACGGGTTTCTGGAAAAACACTCAAAATAATATCTTGCTGTAGTAACACGACATTTACATTCACTTATAGCACtacaaaatttagaaagttttaaatatatcgtCAAAGAAAAATTTGCTCCTATTTTTTAtcgtataaacatttaattttaaaagaacttttatGACGCATACATATGCATTAAAGTATGTCATGGAAAGTGAGATTAATCAACAagtattcaacaaaatattacgTAAAGAAAATAATATCCTTTACTCATAACTTAATGCATTCAATGATAAtttcatattgaaaattattttgtttaaatttttataggatcgtattatttaaactaatttctaAGAAAGAAGTAAGAATGTGTGCAGTGGAGCTTTTAGTTTCTGTTACAACAACAAAAAGGAGGTGAAGCTAAAACAATTTGGGTGTTGTAAACATTGGCGACGAATTCCATTGAGGCAAAAACACATAAACATGTCCCAACAACGTGTGACTCTCATATTACACCTGTACAGCTATATACGTGTAGATACATTATATACCATTCAGGATTTATCATGTTAACAGAACATTGTATATTCCCGCAATGTTTCATAGTGTAAGATTaaattaagtatacatttttcataatatcaaAGCTCAATATGTGTGGTTTTTGGCAAACGTACCTATTATATAGTAGTAAATCACTTGGTATATTTATATAGCCCATAATATTATCATGAAAGAACAAACTGTCACATGTAAACATTTTGCTAATGGTTACATGGAAATGATAAAATTTATcacctattacaaaataatatacgtaCTTTCTCAAACGAAGAACTCACATCACTGAAACAATATTCTAGTGATTTTGTTTCTATTCTAACTAATCACGGTCTGTTCTTGCATATAaggtaaaagtaatattataaacattataataataaaatattagtattacactatatttatacataaatgcaatcttaatataatattttctaaacccGAAAAACATAGTTATTTCAAAATCccagataaataattaaaacccaaGAGGTTAAAGGTGAACTCAATAAAAACCCAATATAAAAACCTATATCCTCCGTCACTCaataattcagtaaaaattttacaaattcctGACATCCTACAGTGTTTATTTACACTCATATGTATCATGGCAAACGTAAAAAAACAAAAGTGTTTTCGTAAACATTTACCCCCAAAATTGTAACTTCGATTATTTaaaccaaaacacacaacactAACACGCTGcggtccagtgaaggcagccatgtttaacgtaactgtcactagcgcttgtgcggcgtgattaggcactagcggactacgcGAGTAGTAAActgttttccattaaaaaaaaacaccaaaaccaGCACTGTACCTTGTTAAATAAATGtcatatgaattttaaaagttttaaagtttttttgaaacgccctgtataaataaataagtaaataaatatatatatatatatatatatatacatatatatatatgtatatacatatatatatatatatgtatataattattcgTATGTCCTATCGTTGTGTCTTCtcacaaaaaaaaataatgtcataaaatatcTCTCCAAttggatatttataattttgtagtttgTAAGGTACGGTACAGCAGAAGAGAACGAAAATTTGATATAAGTGCTATGATCAAGATCACTTGCTTTAAGGGCCATCACCCTGCTGGGTTAAAAAACCAACACCCTACACCAGTCACTGAAGCAAACTACAACAGTAGTAAGAGCTTTGCACCATGGAAAACTTGCGTGTTAGGGAGAAGCATGCTAGAAAACAATTTCCTGTCGAGTCATCAGTGTAAATATCATTCTTTAGTACTCATTACAACACTGCAAAAAAACGGAATAGCTTTGAGAGAATGTAGGTTCCATGCCTacgttacaaatttgtttatggCTTTTGAGTAAcatctataaattaattatgaataaagttTGTTCACACactaacaattaaataaaatgtatatcacaATTTCTggtaatagtaatatattttattcagggaaagtttatagcgtcataaactaatatttattacaccgTGCAATACTTATCGTATTTCATTTACGATTATGCTCATATAACAACAAACTGcattaacagaataaaaaaatggtAATAGATAGTTTCAAACCTATTCTATAGTTGGATATAACACAGGTTTTCAACACAacctattaataatttaaatataacatccCTTTTTTAGTTATACAACAATTTAGTAGgctacaaaaagtttaaaattcacaaaaaacttAGCATACAAAGTTTGGTGGTGAAGTAGATACAAGgtaaactatttgaaatatttgagtacacaaacaatttacaaaagttatattttacgcttttaaataatctaattttgatacataaaattaatgaaaaagtgtaTTCTTAACTAATCAACCCATGATAGCTTTTTGGCTCTTTgtatggaatttttaatttaattttaaacaaacataacttTGCCTTGTATCAGAACAAATAATACTTAGAACCTACATATGGAAGTGACATATCACGAGATATTTTCCGCCTTTGAAAGGAAGTCCTTAGAAGAATAAGAGCAAAGTCTCTGAAAAAGTCTCAGCTTACAATGCATGTGAAATTCTAGGTTTCAAAGgacatataaaataacattatgcaTGGGAACAAGGAAGATGGGTAGGCCCACATGGGTTATAATAACTGCCACAACTTAAATAGCACTCTGTCAAGCAGCCGCACGAGAATATTTTCAACATCTTAGCAAAATAGTCGGGCTCCAAAACATGAACAGAAAAAAACTTTTCAGGATATATAACAAATCTGAGGTGTTTTAACAACGTATCCTATCCATATCGCAGGTGATCAATCAACCACAAGTCTCTGACCGTAACACCAACTACTCCTTTGTAACGTCCAACTAGATTTACTATTTACGTCCAagtactattatttttaaggacctACCATAATTTAATGATTCCAGTTGCATactgtatttttctttaaaaaattttttaaatatctaactGTATTTATAAGCAATTTAGAATCTTTCTTAGAACAAATAGGAGAAATTCCAGGAAGTAGcgtttcacaaataaatatatcttaactGACAGAGACTCGGTAAGTATTGAAACATGTATCTGATTTATCTAAGAGGCGATTGAAATATGGCAAACTAAAATTAGTATTAATGGGTTGCCAATGTATACTGTTCTAGTTATTACTATCATTTACCTCATAGACTTCAATAAGTATTTTAGCACAACAGTATTGAGGAAATCTAGGTTCTtgtctgtttataaaatgaaagacCTACTAAGAACGGGTGTGTTTCCTGGTAAATAACGTATCCACTAATTTTAGTATCCAAATGTTTCATTGTATTACCTAAATAACTTAATCTGCATTGTTAATGgaattttaagtaatgtttgttTGAATAAATGAACGTTAATTCACAACGTTACGTAAAATTcacaagattattaaaataaatattgccacgaatttcacataaaaatgtaactcatttcataaaaaaaatattttacgcaTAGACCGTGGTTCTGAAAACAACATTCAAGAATATAATATCATGAATTACTAGAGGTCATTTACTAATTTGCTAAAAATCTTTACTTATGATTTATAAGTTTCATTAACGATAAAATCAGTAATAATTACATGAACACATAGcacaataatacatatatttaattcatgTAACATAACGTCGATTCAGTGTACCTATCAATATTAAAGTATCAAATTATTATGATGACAGGTTAAACTTTAcggtttgtttcattgttttgaCATATTACTCATTATATTGAGAAGAGCTTCAACAAGGAGGATAATAtcatttataagtataaatttaatgatCTAATACAAGTGTCCTATAATGTTTGTCACCGctatcaaaatatttgtactattatattgcctaacatttatgttttagaatgatgtttttatattttagttcctTGATATCAATTTGATAGGCAAAAGAAtcctttattatatttcataaaagtcTACATTACGTGATCATTATAATGTGGAGAATGAAATACAGTAAACAATTTACTATCCTGTTAGATTACGCGAAAGACcgatgtaataataattttaaacaatcagCTAAATATGGGAGAACATGAACCATAACCAATCCTATTGttactgaatttaaatattaggTTTCATGCAAAAGTTTCAGCTCGCTTCATAGTAATTTCgtgttcttatatttatttttatgtttttattttatacgtacTTGTTATTTTACGATACATTGTTATTCTTCTATATCAAATTAGAGCTATGTttcattgttttgaaatatttcattattgtagaAGACCTCCAACAAGGAGGATAATAGTATCATGTATAAATATAGAGTTAATTATCTCATAAACGTGTCCTATAATATTTGATACCGCTATCGAAATATCTGTACTATTATATTgcctaacatttattttatttaatgattcttttttacattttagttcgTTGACATCAGTTAGATAGgcaaaaaatactgttaattatattttataaaatgtctacAATACGTGATCATTATAATGTGGAGGAatgaaaaacagtaaataatttactatCCTGTTAGATTACGCGCAAGAACgatgtaataatgtaaaacttttaaacgATCAGCCAAATATGGGAGAACATGAACAATTATCAGTCCTCTTTGTTCTGATTTAAATATTAggcttcatgaaaaattttaagcTCGATTCATGACAATTTCGTATTCTTGTATTTATGTTTAgctatttattttatacgtaCTTGTTTTACTACGACACAATGTTTATTCTTCCATATCAAATCAGagttattgtaactaaaaatacttaataatgtGATCAACACCTCTCAACAATTCTCCAAATCTTccaatttattgcaaaattataaatacacattttagaaAGTGAAATAAGCATCCGAGAtggatatttttaattccaaaagtAAAAACTACAAACTAACACTGTATATATTACTGagtaaagtatttcaaaattaaactggtATAATGCAGTTTAGGtacttctaaaataaaacttctaaatgTGTGAAATGAATCACTTAACTCTACATTTTACTgatttgtgtgtgttaaaattatacatcctcctatgttttaaatttacaaaatacaaatgcaTCGACAAGCAGTTTTTTGATCGCACTCATGATAATTACTTGTTATTGGTGCATCTGAACATGTAAAGACAAAATTGTATTCCTGAAACTTAGTATAATTTGGTTTCaccaactttaaaaatgtaagcGAATTACAGTTATACATGCAGACTAACAAtaattataggtattttttaaaggcatttacgtgtttatataaagaggaataaaaacataaaacaaatattacccCAAGGTAACAAGCTCTTAGATAAGGGTGGATATTCCGCACTTACACCGCCACTTCAGCTGAAGGGTCTTCCACACGGACTGTTTTTGTTTACGAATCAATTGCTCTTGTTTCATTGAGGATTGcatcacatttatattttatttaaaaaatttgtcgTTACTAAACTGGAAGATTTAACATAGTGTTATTGATATAATAAGAATTGTTTAGGAGTATTGTAAATCATATTTCGCAAtaagtttaaactttatattaatatgagGAATGGTTAGATGAAATCGGTCAGATAATAAGTAAACCAAAAACTTTATTTCCACGTATGAATGTTAAAGTAAAATAGCGGAATGacgaaaaaatttacaaaatattttctttaaaatagtgttcatttactttttattaaaaatagtttattttcataattagcCTATTTCATGGACTCTCCGCAAAACTTAGTTCCAATATTGTGGTCATTTTAACTGTTGAtggaaatataactaaaataaaagcataaatattttagttatatatatatataatatatatatatatatatatatatatatatatatatatatatatatatatatataagtgataaatttgaaatatagatCCCTATAAAAATGTCttgatattattaacttattatgtttattaatataggagaattttatattaatgtatgtaaGTAGATAGCaatatggcggtcctagcgcacttttgggacagtcagaaaatcaatagaaaatactgtttaaaggacaataaacgaatctgtaactcacgaatgaaaaattaccgaatctatagctgtttgcttttactttcttgagctgtcaaatcaatctattgatctcatatctgcttctaatcaacgaaaattctgttgaaaatatattaaaatcttaatgacaaatattggaaaagttaaagaaaaaaatattgaaaaaatagtattatagaatttaaattacctcctacaaaccaatatagtaataaaagtactattttgtcctataactatactattttttcaataattttaagtcttagtttacagatttttctataataaatagaagaatctatcactgtttcaccagaaattgtgctgatttctgtcaaattctagtaaaaatcaatactttttaaaattattagttaagaaattttccctatttaaatggagaggaaaaaggtatcatgtccatactgcaaaaaagacatttttgaacaccattatacccgacattataattcgtaaaatcatctaaaaaacaaacaactttacgaaagtgaactaaattatttgaggaattgggctaaagaaaatcaaattgtcgatcatgaaaagatgtacaatatagaaaatttacgagaattaaagagaaatttcaaagttgaaaagaaaaatctcgacctatttaatgatgaaaaaaattcattcaatagctgaaaagttggctatcgaaactaacgacaaaattaagtctgaaatgatcgaagaaattgacaaaaactcttaatgaaaaacctgaaaatatcatagatgtagaagttttatcctcaatacacggtcttttcaagcaatacattttaacaaacttaaacgacaattccatgtcaatttacaaatacctATCAagtatgaggccagaaattaaaagtttaatcgaaaaaatttcaagaaaatgttaaaaatacgaaaggttatatctctttggaatgtgaatacgaaagaactttagtgaacggtgaaacacaaacgtgtccaatgtactttactataaaagcagacgagatctttgatgtaaacgactttattactaagcaatttaataaattaacacatcgagaacagacaaatcatccaaatagaggttctggatggacatttaaaagttgtaaacatttagttttgagccttaataaacacgaatttatgaacgcaggatcatatatcgatttgccaaagaaaatcaaagataaaaaagcttgtataaatatcaaaaataaagatgattattgctttatttattctatccgatgcgctattgaaaaacctgaaagagacagcgaaagatcaaaacaatatgaaaaatttgtaaatgacgagatattttcaggtttcgagtatccaatgtccttaaaagatatacaatcatttgaaaaacgaagttacaattccaagtacaaatatccaaaaatgtctataaatatctacagttatgatgagaaactcaatattgttccattacaaatttctgaaaaatacgacgctgagttaaacattgacttattgtatgttaaacaagaagacaaatctcattatgttttgataaccgatttaaataagctcgtgagttctcagttatctaaacacgaacataaaaaattgctatgtagaagatgtttaagccatttctacaaatctggagatttagcagagcatttggaaatttgtaaaaatcacgaagtatgcaaacctattatgccatttccaggtcaaacaacaacatttactaattatcaaaagaaattttctgaTCCTTACGTTATTTTACGTTATTTACTGAGTCTAGCTCAGTCCGCCGAGCTGATAACAGCTTATCTACATCGCTCACGTCGAGTGCACGCTACTGCCTGTCGCGTCGCGCCAATAATATAAAACCTTCATTTTATTTAAGAGTTCTGATACTTTAAAacgaataaactttaaaactaacgATGTCGCATAACTGTGCCGTCTGTGATGGATCGTTTGATAGTGAGGGAGGTGAACAGGGAATTAAGTGTGCTGGAAGCTGTAACAAATACTACCATGCTCGATGTATTCAGAGGGACGTTGATGGAGCCAAAACTCGATCTTTTAGAGATTGGAGGTGTAGGGATTGCCGGGCCTCATCAGGCGCTACTCCTTCGCAGGTAAGCAATGAATCTACTAAAGAACTGCTTAAAGCACTTGAAGATTTCAAGCAACAAATGTTTGTCGAGCTTAAGTCTGTGAGGGTGGAGTTAAATGAGCTCTCGGGGTCTATGCAGTTTGTCTCTGATAAGATGGATGAGTCAACTAATCTAATGAAGGAAATAAAGAGTGAGTTAGCATTAGttaagaaagaaaatgaaaacctTCGTAATTTAAATTCGGCCCTTACAGCTGAGGTGGACTCTCTGAAGGGCAGAGTTCGCTCACTTGAACAATATTCTAGGAAGAATAATCTTGAAATTAACGGGATCCCAGAGACACCAAAAGAGAATGTGAGCGGCCTGGTGAGAGATGTTGGAGTTGCCCTAGGAGTTGAGATCCAGGAGACCGACATATCAACAGCACACCGAGTACCATCTTTCAATAAGGATCGAGTTCCGCCACTCATCGTCCAGTTCTCAAGAAGGACCGTCAGAGACACTTTGCTCAACAAGTTCAAGGATAAGAAGACGATGACAGCCGAGCAGATCAATGCCGCCTTCCCCGCCCAGAAAATCTACGTCAGTGAACACTTGACACcggaaaacaaaatgtttctgtCAAAATTGAAGAATAAGTGCAAAGAAAGTGGTTACAAGTTCGCTTGGTGTAAAGATGGCAAGTTCTTTGTGCGGAAGTGTGAAGGGGAACGGTTCATTAGGATTGAAAACGATGAGGAACTCAACAAGCTGAAGTAACAAGTAAGTGATTGTTATTATGCCTTTGTATACACTCCTAGCTATTGGTTACAAAAGAGATATGTTTAAAGTTGCATTGCTGCCTACTGTTATTAtatcaattgtatttttgtatttatatattttagcttgTTTGGGCTGTTTCTTAAACCGTATTTGTATTATGTTATTctgtttaactgttatttatttatttattgaagtctATATGATTGTTATTCACTATAGTATATTTATCTTGTTGATCTAttccaaatttgttatttgttatagtttatttgtctgttatttagtttatagtctatttattcttatatttattatatttattttatctatttaaatctatttattacatttgctTATTAAGAAGACACATAGCCTAAATGAGCCATAACATGTTTACAAAAAACTCGTACTCCGAGTTACAAGATTTCTTTTACCTGGAAAATGACAggaataattacaattttctataTGCAAATATAAGGAGTATGAggaaaaattttaacactttaattgCAGAAATAGATAGAATAAAATGTAGTATTCAGTTTATTGTTCTTAGCGAAATTTGGATTGATAGTGATGAGgctagtttatataatataccaggctataaactttttacaaattgCAATGATAATTATAGAGCAGgtggtgttttatgttttatagataatTCAATAGAATGTACTCAGATAAGCCCTCCTTTCAATATGTTATCAGCTGATTctcttttgttaaatattaaaataaataaatcttattttaagcTGATATGTTTATATAGATTGCATAATACAACTGAAATCGTTTTTCTAACTGAACTAGCACAGCTTCTTTCAGGAGTTACAAATAACGTAATATACGTcggagatataaatattaatattctggaaacTAGCACTATAACAAATGGTtacaatagtatattaaataataatggatttACATCCTTGGTGAATACAcctacaagaataacagttaattccaaaacacttattgatcatatttttgttcGACATAGATATATAAATCTCTTTTCTAGTGGTGTGTTCGATGTAGGTATTACTGATCACTGTGTCTTGGGACTAAAGTTTAATGACtcatcaaataataaaaagtcaaCAGTTAGTTTATGTCGTAAGTTTGTAGTCGATTTTAGTGTAGTTAAGGATAAGTTAAGAAATGTCAATTGGTGTGAGGTTCTTTCTGAGGAAGATGTTaacttgtgttttaataaatttcaagaaatattaaacgATATTGTAGATAGTAGTAGTAAGACAGATTTAACTGACAGTAAAATAAGAAAAGCTAAGTTATTGAGCCCTTGGATAActtcaaagattttgaaaaaaatagataaaagaaaaaagttatataaaatttcaagaagGAGACCTTATGACTCAACATTTATGaactatttcaacaatttttctgaCAACTTAAAATCTGAA
The sequence above is a segment of the Homalodisca vitripennis isolate AUS2020 unplaced genomic scaffold, UT_GWSS_2.1 ScUCBcl_1161;HRSCAF=4439, whole genome shotgun sequence genome. Coding sequences within it:
- the LOC124371254 gene encoding uncharacterized protein LOC124371254 is translated as MSHNCAVCDGSFDSEGGEQGIKCAGSCNKYYHARCIQRDVDGAKTRSFRDWRCRDCRASSGATPSQVSNESTKELLKALEDFKQQMFVELKSVRVELNELSGSMQFVSDKMDESTNLMKEIKSELALVKKENENLRNLNSALTAEVDSLKGRVRSLEQYSRKNNLEINGIPETPKENVSGLVRDVGVALGVEIQETDISTAHRVPSFNKDRVPPLIVQFSRRTVRDTLLNKFKDKKTMTAEQINAAFPAQKIYVSEHLTPENKMFLSKLKNKCKESGYKFAWCKDGKFFVRKCEGERFIRIENDEELNKLK